The genomic segment CGTGCCGGTAGTGCACCTGGCCCCACGGCACGTCGGCGTAGGCGCGGCGGGCCACGCCGCGGGCCCGGGTCACTCCGTCACCGCCAGGGCTGCCATGACCTCGATGACGTGCTTGATGCCGGCCTTGTAGTCGTCCAGCCGGATGTTCTCGTTCGGGCCGTCCACACCGGAGTCGGCGCGGGACACGCCGACGCCGACGATCGGCCGGTCGGCGATCACGCCCTGGTTGCCGATCCACTGCGTGTACGGCTCGATGACCGGCTCGGTCCCGTACACCCGGCGGGCCGCGTCGGCGACCAGCGCGACGAACGGGTCGCGGTGGTCGGTGAGGTTGGGCCGGCTGGTCGCCATCACCTCGATGCGCAGGTCACCGAAGCCGGTCGCGGCCAGGTGGTCGCGGATGCAGCCGAGCACCCGGTCCGGGTCCTGGCCGGGCACCAGCCGGAACTCCAGCTTGGCCGAGGCGGTCGACGGGATGCCGAGCGTCACGTCGTCGCGCATGTCGCCGCCGGCGAAGCCCGCGACGGTGAGCGTCGGCACGGTACGGATGGCGACCGCGGCGGCCTGGTCGTCCAGGTCACCGGTGAAGCGGTCGACCTGCGCCCGCTTGCGCAGGAAGTCCCCGTCGAACGCGACCTTCTCCAGCAGCGCCCGCTCCTCGTCCGTCGGCGGCCGGGCGTCGTCGGCGAAACCGGGGATCGTCACGGTGCCGTCGGGCTGCTGCAGCTGCGCCAGGGCGGCGGCCAGCCGGGCCGTGGCGGCCGGCAGCAGCGCGGTGTTCTGGCTGGTCAGGTCGCGCGGCAGGGTCTGCGCGGTGAGGCGCAGGTAGAGCACGCCCTTCTCGGCGAGCTTGAGCAGCAGCCGGTCCTCGCCGTCGAGCCAGGAGTTCTCCCACAGCGCCGCGTCGCTGGCGAGCCGGTCGGCGTGCGCCTGCACGAACGAGCCCAGACCCGGGCTGTGCAGCCACTTCTTGCCCTCGAAGATGATCCGGTTGGTCACCGGCGGGGTCAGCCCGGCCAGCTTCCAGGCCGCCGCCGCGTGGATGCGGGACATGACGACGCCCTTGTCGTCGGCCACGCCCCGGGCGTACAGCCGGCCGTCGTGGATCTCCGCCGCGTACGGCGGGCTGATCCAGTCGGCGTCGTCACCGGCCGGCTCGACCTCCACGTCGTAGTGGGTGAAGTGCAGCAGCGCCTTGTCACCCTCGCCCGGCACCTCGGCCAGCACGTACGGGTACGACTGCTCCCACGGGATGATCTCGGCTTCGCCGCCCCAGCGGCGGACCGACCCGGCGATGAACTCGGCGGTGGCCTCCATCTGCTCCGGCTCCTGGCGGCGGCTGCGGATGCGGCACAGCTGCTGGAGCTCCTCGACGAACTCGTCGAAGTGCTTGTCGACGGCCGCCAGAGCGGCCGCGGTATCCGGTTTGGGCATGGTGGTCCTCACAGAAGGGGTCGGAGAGGGGGAAGTTCAGTGGATGGTGACGCCGCCGTCGACGAAGATCGTCTGCCCGGTGGTCATGGCGGCGGCGTCACTGAGCAGGTAGGCGACCGCGTTCGCGACGTCCTGCGGCAGCGCCATCCGGCCCAGCGGGATCGAGGCCATCTTGTCGGCCAGGTACGCGTCGTCGCCGCGTACGTCGGCGGTCATGTCGGTGGGCACGATCGTGGGTCCGACGGCGTTGACCCGGATCCGGTCCGGCGCCCACTCCAGCGCCAGCACGCGCGCCATGTGCATCACGCCGGCCTTGCTGACGCAGTACCCGAGCGTGTTCAGCACCGCGATGTGCCCGTTCGTGGAGCCGATGTTCACCACCGCGCCGCCGGCCTGCCGCAGCGCCGGGTACGCGGCCTGGCACATCCGGAAGGTGCCGGTCAGGTTGACGTCCAGGACGGTGGTGAAGTCCTCCTCGGACATCGTCGCCGCCGGTCCGCGCCGGACGATCCCGGCGTTGTTCACCAGCAGGTCCAGGCGGCCGTGGGCGTCCAGGACCTCGGCCACCAGGCCGGCGCAGGAGGCGGCCGACCGGACGTCGACCCGGTGCCGGGTGTGCGGGCCGCCGGTCAGCTCGGCCTCGGTCCAGTCGTCGAGCAGGTCGGCCTGGGCCACCGTCGCGCCGCGCTGCGCCAGGGTCGCGGCGATGCGGGCGCCGATGCCGCGGGCCGCGCCGGTGACCACTGCCACCCGCCCGTCGAACCGGTTCGGATCGGTGTTCATGTCTCGTGTCCTGCCTTTCCCGTCCGGCCACCGGCCGGGCGGGCGTGAACCACGCCCGGCCGGTGCTCCGCACGCGTGACGACGGTCCCGTCAGCTGTCGTCACGCGCCGATCACCTTCGTGTCCTCGGCCCAGAAGGCCAGCCGCTTCTGCAGCAGCCGGATCACGAAGTGCGCCACCAGACCCATCACCGACAGCACCACCAGGACGGCGAACATGCCGGCGATGTCGAAGTTGTAGTTGGTCTGCAGCAGCAGGTAGCCCAGGCCCTCCTTGGCGCCGATGAACTCGCCGACGACCGCGCCGAGGATGGCGAAGACGATGCCGATGTCCAGGCCGGCGAAGATGAACGGCAGCGCGCTGGGCAGCCGGACCATCCGGAAGATCTGGGTCTTGCTCGCGCCGAACACGGTCAGCATCTGGATCTTGTCGGCGTCGGCCGCCCGCAGGCCCTCGATGACGTTGACGAGCATCGGGAAGAACGAGATCACCGCGGCCATGACCACCTTGCTGGTCAGGCCGAAGCCGAACCAGACCACGAACAGCGGGGCCAGGGCGACCTTCGGCACGGTCTGGAAGGCCACGATGTACGGCATCAGGGTGGCTTCCACGATCTTGATCTGGGAGATGAACGTGCCGAGGACCAGCGCGGCCCCGACACCGATCACGAACCCGAGCAGCGCCTCCTGGGTGGTCACCCAGAAGTGGCCCCAGAACTGGTCGTCGCCGAGCTGCTGCCACAGCGACTCGACCACGCTCGACGGCAGCGGCAGGACGTACTCGTCGACGCCGATGAGCTGGACGCCGTACTCCCAGGCCAGGACGACCACGACGAAGACCGTCGGGACCAGCCAGAGCTGGGGCTTCTCGCGGAGGTCGAACTTGCGCCGGGCGGGCTTGGCGGGCCGGGCGGACGGCGCCGGTGGCTGGGCCGGCTCGCGGACCAGGTTGCTTGTTGCCATGGCTGTCCCTCGTCAGTCGATAACGCCGGCGGCGTTGAAGTGTCGGCGGATCCGCTCCACGTAGACCCCGGCCCGGTCGGACGACATGACGCCGAGGTCACGTGGCCGCTCCAGGTCGATGTCCAGGACCTCCGCGATGCGGCCCGGCCGGGGGCTGAGCACGACCACCCGGTCGGAGAGGAAGACCGCCTCCGGGATGGAGTGCGTGACCAGCACGATCGTCTGGTTGCTCTCCTGCCAGATGCGCAGCAGCTCCACGTTCATGTACTCGCGGGTCATCGCGTCGAGCGCGCCGAACGGCTCGTCCATCAGCAGGACCGCCGGGTCGTGCACCAGGGCCCGGCAGATGCCGGCCCGCTGCTGCATGCCGCCGCTGAGCTCGTGCGGATACTTCTGCTCGAAGCCGTTGAGGCCGACCATGTCGAGCAGTTGCTGGGCGCGTTCCCGGTGCCGGCGGGGATCCAGTCGCTGGATCTCCGCCGGCACCATCACGTTGTCGAAGATGGTGCGCCACGGCAGCAGCGTCGGTGCCTGGAACACCATCCCGACCTCGGGAAGGGGCTTCGTCACGTCCCGCCCGGCGATCCGTACCGCGCCGCCGGACTTCGGGCTGAGCCCGGCGAGGATCTTCAGCAAAGTGGTCTTGCCGCACCCGGACGGTCCCACGACCGAGATGAACTCGCCGCGACGTACCGTCAGGTTGATGTCGCTCAGCGCCTGGGTCGGTGCCGACTTACGGGGCCGGTACTCCTTGTCCAGCCCGTCGATCTCGATCCAGGAGTCTTCCGACACCGATGCCGGAGCCTGCGTCTGCGCCCGGCGGGCCGTCGCCTTGATGGCCATCGAAATCCCTTCCGCTGTCCGCTGCCTAGGCGGTGTAGTTCGCGGCCTTGCTCAGCACCGCGGCCTTGTCGAAGTTGTTCGCGCCGGAGAGCAGGCTCGGGTCCCAGAGCTTCTTCAGGTCGACGTCACCGGTGATCTGCCCGGCCTCCTTGGTGTACGCCTGGGTCTTCGCCCACTCCTCGTCGCTGATCGCGCCCCAGTCGCCGAACTGCTCCGGGTCGCCGCTGGCCGGGGTGGCCGTCTTCAGCCAGGCGGCGAGGCTCTCGGTGTCGGCCTTGAGGCGCTCGTCGGCGGACTTGCCGGCGAGGATCTGCGGGAAGACCTTGTAGCCGATCTTCATGGCGGCCTCGGGGTTCTTGGCCGAGAAGAGCATCGCCTTGTACGCCGCGCGCAGGAACCGCTCGTACGAGTCCTTCTTGGCGTCGAAGTCACGGGCGCCGACGCTGAAGGTCAGCGACCGGATGCCGCTGAACACGTCCGGGTTGGTCAGGTACTTCAGCTCGGTGCCGGCGTTCTCGATGACCGCGTACGCCTGGGTGTAGAGCGCCAGCATGTCGACCTTGCCGTCGTTGAGCGCGGCGGCGGCCTGCGCGCCGACGCCCACCGGCAGCAGCTCGACGTCCTTGGCCGGGTCGAGACCGGCGGCCTTGACGTAGGCGCGGGCGTACGGGGCCGAGCCGGAGGCCAGGCTGATCACGCCGATCTTCTTGCCGCGCAGGTCCGCGCCGCCGGTGATCGGGGAGTCCGGCTTGACCGCCATCACCCACGGCCAGTTCTGCACCAGGCCGCCGACGGCCTTGATCGGCACGTTCTTCTCCACCGCGCCGAGCGCCGAGCCGGCGTCGGCGGGGGTGATGTCACCGCTGCCGGACGCGACCGCCTGGAGGGCGGCGACCGAGCCGTCGGCGTTGATCGTCTCGACGGTCAGCTTCTCCTCGGCGAAGTAGCCGAGTTCCTTGGCGACCGCGTAGACGGCCACCTCCTCCTTCGGGCCGATCACGGCGGAGGCGATGGCCATGGTCAGCTTCGCCTCCTTGCCCTCGCCGCCGGCCTCGTCGTCGGAGCCGCCGCCGCACGCGGCCAGGACCAGCGTGGCGGCCAGCGCCGCCGGGAGCAGAGCCCACTTTCGTTTCATATGCACACACCTCGTCGTGAGTCGGGGGAGACCGCCTCCGCCGCCGTGACGGCGGAGGCGGGGGAATCAGCTGTCGCGCTGCTGCGCGACCAGGGCCAGATCGTTGTAGACGTGCTGCTCGACGATCAGTTCGCCGTCGAGCACGAACACATCCGCGTAGCGGATGTCCTCGAACGGAGTGCCGTCGAGCCATTCCCCGTACAGCCGCCCGAGCGAGGTCACCGTGACCCGCCCGTCGGTGTCACCCACCAGGTAGCGGTCCCGGTGCTTGCGCACCCACCGGTAGGTACCGGTGGACGCGGCCGCCATCTCCCGCAGCGAGGAGTACTCCCGGCCGCCCGGGAAGACCAACCGGGCCTGCGCGGCGAGAAAGCGTCCTGCTTCGTCCAGCTCGCGGTCCTCGCACAGTTGCAGGTACCTGTCGATCAGACCGGGCGCGTCCGGTGTGCCCATCAGCCGGTCTTCTCGCTCAGGGCCGCCTCCCACTGGTCCCGCAGCGGGTGCTCCGCGGGGCCGTGCTCGGTGAGGATGCGCATCAGGCGGGCCAGCAGCGCGTCCCGCTCCCGGTCGAGGACCTGCTGCTCCTCCTCGGTGGAGACGAACTCGTCGACGGCGCCCGCGGTGAGCGCGCCGGAGCGCGTCAGCAGCGCCTCGACGACGCGTACGCGCTGGCGGGTCACGTGCAGCTCGGTGGAGAGCTGCAGCACCAGGTCGAGCAGCTTGCCGACCTTGGGGTCTCCGAAGTAGTCGAACTCGGTGCTCATCACGCCTCCGGCTTGGTCGCGGCCAGTACGGCCCAGGGGAAGTGCCACTCGGGACGGTCGCCCCAGCCCTGCGGCTGGACGCCGTTGCGGCGCTCGTCGAACGGGGTCCACGACACGTCGGTCAGACCGGCCTCGGCGCAGACCTCGATCAGGTCCGAGCCGAACAGGTCGTGGAAGAACGGCTCGTTGTTGCGCTCGGCGTGCTCGTAGACGGTGGCGTCGCGCAGCGGGTCGCCGGTCAGCATGAACTCGAGGAAGCGCAGCGAGCCGCCCGGCTTGAGCAGGCGCGCGGCCTCCACGATCGTTTCCCGGATCGCGGCGGCCGGCATCTCGTGCAGCACCATCGTGCCGGTGACCACGTCGCAGCTGTCCGACTCGATGCCGGTGGCCCGGCCGTCGGCCTGCCGGTAGTCGATCGCGAGTCCGGTCGCCTCGGCCTCGGCGTGGGCCAGGCGCAGACCGGGTGCGGCCAGGTCCACGCCGATCACCTGCGCGGTCGGGTACTTGGCCGGCAGCGGGCGGGTGCTCTTGCCGAAACCGCACCCGATGTCGACGATCCGGGTCGCCGCGGGCAGCTCGGGCAGCGCGGTCTGGGCGAACAGCGTGTGGAACTTGTAGCCGTCGTTGTCGCGCAGCATGACAATGCGCGCGCCGAACTCGTACACGTAGGCCGACATGTCGTCGGAGAAGAAGCTGCCGGGCTGGATGTGGATGTCGTAGTCGGTGTACCAGTCGGGCAGTTCCAGGTCGGGGTTCAGCTCCAGCGAGCCCTTCGGCTGCTCGGGCAGCGAGGTGAGCTGGTCGGTCAGCTCCTCGCGGCGGCTGAGCACCGCGTCGCCGGCGACCTTCCACAGCATCTTCTGCTGCACCCGCTCCAGGTGGCTGAACCACGGGTAGAGCGGAAGACCACGCAGCACCTGACCGGCGTCGGTGATCGTCGTGGCCGACGCCCCGGTGGCGCCGTACTCGTCGCGCAGCGCCGGGTAGACGGTGTCCGCCCATCGCTTGCGCAGGCCGAGGACGAAGTCCACGGCGGAACGCTCATCCAGGGTGAGGCGCTCCTCGATGTCCAGCATGCTTGTCTCCTCTACAGGTGGGGGAGGTCCGGTCCGCGGTGCACCGCGACCGGGGTGGACGGGTCAGTGGGCGTACCGCACGCACTGGGCGGACGCGGTGTCGTAGGCGCCGAGGAACGCGCCGGCCATCCGCCCCTCGTAGACGGCCTCGAAGGCGGTGCGTGGGGCGTTCGCGTCGCCGACGACGTGGATGCGGGGGCCGTCGGGCAGCGCGTCGAGCTGCCGGTACAACTCGTCCGCGGCCTGCGCCGAACCGCCGTCGACGACTGTGGTGACGTCCTCGACGATCGTGTCGCCGCCGGCGAGCGGGCCGCCGAGGGCCACCGTCGTGGCGCCCGCGGCGCGGGCGGTCCGCATCGGGTGGACCGCGATCCCCAGGTCCGCGAAGCGCTTGAGCAGCGCCAGCCGCGAGTACGTGGTGATCTTGGCGCTGACCGTGGCGGTGGGGGACACGAGGTGGACGCGGGCGCCCCGGCGGGCGAGCGCCTCCGCGACCGACGCCGCCGACCAGGTGCCCTCGTCGTCCAGCACGACGACGGCACCGGCGGGCCGGTAGCCGGGGTCGGCCAGGTTGTCGACGGCCTGCCAGATGTCGATCACCGGCGGGCCGCCGGGCAGTTCCCGGCGGGCGGGCCGGGAGCCGGTGGCGAGGACGACGTCCTGGTAGCCACCGGCCAGCACGTCGTCGACGCCGGCGCGCCGGCCGAGCCGGACCGGGATGCCGGCGGCCTCGACGTCGCGGGCCAGGTCGCGGGTTAGCAGCCCGAGCCGCTCCCGTCCGGGTACGCGCGCGGCCACCTCCACCTGTCCGCCGAGGTGGTCCCGTGCCTCCACGACGGTCACCCGGTGCCCGGCCCGGTGCGCGGAGAGGGCGGCCTCGAGGCCGGCCGGTCCGCCGCCGACGACCAGGACGTTCCGCGCGCCGGACGGCCCGGGCAGTTCCGGCCAGGCGTCGGCCCACTCCTGCTCGGCGCCGACCTCCGGGTTCACCACGCAGGAGATCGGCAGGCTGGTCTCCAGCCGGCCGATGCAGCCCTGGTTGCAGGCCAGGCAGGCGCGCACCTCGTGCTGGCGGCCCTGCTCGGCCTTGCGGACCAGGTGCGGGTCGGCGATGTGCGGGCGGGCCAGGCCGACCAGGTCGGCCTCGCCCGCGGCGACGAGTTCGGCCGCCTCCGGCAGGCTGTCCAGCCGGCACACCGCGAGCACCGGCAGGTCCGGGAACTCCTGCTTGAACAGCGCCGCGTGGTGCCGGAACGGGGCGTGGCCGAAGCTCATGTCCGCCATCTGCGTCGCCAGCGACCAGCTGCCGTGGTAGGCGGAGTGGCTGACGTGCACGTAGGCGAGGGGGAACTCGGCGCGCAGCTTTCCGACGATCTCCAGCACCGCGGCCGGGTCGAGCCCGCCGGGCAGGAACTCGTCGGCGCTGACCCGCAGCCCGACGGGCAGGTCGGGGGCGGCGGCCAGCACCGCCGTCAGCACCTCGCGGGTCAGGCGCATCCGGTTGTCGAGGCTGCCGCCGTACGCGTCGTCGCGGGTGTTCGTGTGCGGTGAGAGGAACTGCTGGAGCAGGTGGCCGTGGCCGGCGTGCACCTCGAGGCCGTCGAAGCCGGCCTCGCGCATCCGCCGCCCGGCGGCGGCGAACGCGGCGACGACTGTCGCGATGTCCCGGCGTCCCATCGCGTGCGGGACGTGCGAGCCGGCCGCCCACGGCACCGGCGACGAGGACCAGGCGGCGGTGCGGGTCGCGTCGCCGTTGGCCTGCCGCCCGGCGTGCATGATCTGGGCGAACATGCGGGCGCCGTGCTCGTGCACGGCCTCGGTCACCGCCGCGTACGCCGGGATCGACGAGTCGTCGAAGCTGCCGAGGCTGATGCTGCGGCCCGCGCTGGTGGGGTGCACGCGGATCGC from the Micromonospora sp. WMMA1947 genome contains:
- a CDS encoding ABC transporter ATP-binding protein: MAIKATARRAQTQAPASVSEDSWIEIDGLDKEYRPRKSAPTQALSDINLTVRRGEFISVVGPSGCGKTTLLKILAGLSPKSGGAVRIAGRDVTKPLPEVGMVFQAPTLLPWRTIFDNVMVPAEIQRLDPRRHRERAQQLLDMVGLNGFEQKYPHELSGGMQQRAGICRALVHDPAVLLMDEPFGALDAMTREYMNVELLRIWQESNQTIVLVTHSIPEAVFLSDRVVVLSPRPGRIAEVLDIDLERPRDLGVMSSDRAGVYVERIRRHFNAAGVID
- a CDS encoding SDR family oxidoreductase translates to MNTDPNRFDGRVAVVTGAARGIGARIAATLAQRGATVAQADLLDDWTEAELTGGPHTRHRVDVRSAASCAGLVAEVLDAHGRLDLLVNNAGIVRRGPAATMSEEDFTTVLDVNLTGTFRMCQAAYPALRQAGGAVVNIGSTNGHIAVLNTLGYCVSKAGVMHMARVLALEWAPDRIRVNAVGPTIVPTDMTADVRGDDAYLADKMASIPLGRMALPQDVANAVAYLLSDAAAMTTGQTIFVDGGVTIH
- a CDS encoding ABC transporter substrate-binding protein; this encodes MKRKWALLPAALAATLVLAACGGGSDDEAGGEGKEAKLTMAIASAVIGPKEEVAVYAVAKELGYFAEEKLTVETINADGSVAALQAVASGSGDITPADAGSALGAVEKNVPIKAVGGLVQNWPWVMAVKPDSPITGGADLRGKKIGVISLASGSAPYARAYVKAAGLDPAKDVELLPVGVGAQAAAALNDGKVDMLALYTQAYAVIENAGTELKYLTNPDVFSGIRSLTFSVGARDFDAKKDSYERFLRAAYKAMLFSAKNPEAAMKIGYKVFPQILAGKSADERLKADTESLAAWLKTATPASGDPEQFGDWGAISDEEWAKTQAYTKEAGQITGDVDLKKLWDPSLLSGANNFDKAAVLSKAANYTA
- a CDS encoding class I SAM-dependent methyltransferase — its product is MLDIEERLTLDERSAVDFVLGLRKRWADTVYPALRDEYGATGASATTITDAGQVLRGLPLYPWFSHLERVQQKMLWKVAGDAVLSRREELTDQLTSLPEQPKGSLELNPDLELPDWYTDYDIHIQPGSFFSDDMSAYVYEFGARIVMLRDNDGYKFHTLFAQTALPELPAATRIVDIGCGFGKSTRPLPAKYPTAQVIGVDLAAPGLRLAHAEAEATGLAIDYRQADGRATGIESDSCDVVTGTMVLHEMPAAAIRETIVEAARLLKPGGSLRFLEFMLTGDPLRDATVYEHAERNNEPFFHDLFGSDLIEVCAEAGLTDVSWTPFDERRNGVQPQGWGDRPEWHFPWAVLAATKPEA
- a CDS encoding FAD-dependent oxidoreductase, producing MPDDKLLALLSPTRLGRLTLRNRVFVPGHTTNFGLNNVPTRRHVAYHAERARGGAGLIITEAIRVHPTSAGRSISLGSFDDSSIPAYAAVTEAVHEHGARMFAQIMHAGRQANGDATRTAAWSSSPVPWAAGSHVPHAMGRRDIATVVAAFAAAGRRMREAGFDGLEVHAGHGHLLQQFLSPHTNTRDDAYGGSLDNRMRLTREVLTAVLAAAPDLPVGLRVSADEFLPGGLDPAAVLEIVGKLRAEFPLAYVHVSHSAYHGSWSLATQMADMSFGHAPFRHHAALFKQEFPDLPVLAVCRLDSLPEAAELVAAGEADLVGLARPHIADPHLVRKAEQGRQHEVRACLACNQGCIGRLETSLPISCVVNPEVGAEQEWADAWPELPGPSGARNVLVVGGGPAGLEAALSAHRAGHRVTVVEARDHLGGQVEVAARVPGRERLGLLTRDLARDVEAAGIPVRLGRRAGVDDVLAGGYQDVVLATGSRPARRELPGGPPVIDIWQAVDNLADPGYRPAGAVVVLDDEGTWSAASVAEALARRGARVHLVSPTATVSAKITTYSRLALLKRFADLGIAVHPMRTARAAGATTVALGGPLAGGDTIVEDVTTVVDGGSAQAADELYRQLDALPDGPRIHVVGDANAPRTAFEAVYEGRMAGAFLGAYDTASAQCVRYAH
- a CDS encoding ABC transporter permease, giving the protein MATSNLVREPAQPPAPSARPAKPARRKFDLREKPQLWLVPTVFVVVVLAWEYGVQLIGVDEYVLPLPSSVVESLWQQLGDDQFWGHFWVTTQEALLGFVIGVGAALVLGTFISQIKIVEATLMPYIVAFQTVPKVALAPLFVVWFGFGLTSKVVMAAVISFFPMLVNVIEGLRAADADKIQMLTVFGASKTQIFRMVRLPSALPFIFAGLDIGIVFAILGAVVGEFIGAKEGLGYLLLQTNYNFDIAGMFAVLVVLSVMGLVAHFVIRLLQKRLAFWAEDTKVIGA
- a CDS encoding M20/M25/M40 family metallo-hydrolase; its protein translation is MPKPDTAAALAAVDKHFDEFVEELQQLCRIRSRRQEPEQMEATAEFIAGSVRRWGGEAEIIPWEQSYPYVLAEVPGEGDKALLHFTHYDVEVEPAGDDADWISPPYAAEIHDGRLYARGVADDKGVVMSRIHAAAAWKLAGLTPPVTNRIIFEGKKWLHSPGLGSFVQAHADRLASDAALWENSWLDGEDRLLLKLAEKGVLYLRLTAQTLPRDLTSQNTALLPAATARLAAALAQLQQPDGTVTIPGFADDARPPTDEERALLEKVAFDGDFLRKRAQVDRFTGDLDDQAAAVAIRTVPTLTVAGFAGGDMRDDVTLGIPSTASAKLEFRLVPGQDPDRVLGCIRDHLAATGFGDLRIEVMATSRPNLTDHRDPFVALVADAARRVYGTEPVIEPYTQWIGNQGVIADRPIVGVGVSRADSGVDGPNENIRLDDYKAGIKHVIEVMAALAVTE